The Oikeobacillus pervagus genome contains the following window.
GATTTGATAGAAAAAGGCTATGTTGTTGATCATATGAATCATGGCCATATGGATTGTAGGATATCTAATTTGGAATTCTTAAAGCATAACCGTAATGTCGCAAAAGGACAATATTTGGATAAAGAAGCTAAGCAAATGCGTTATAGGCTTGCGGTGACCCTTTTTAAGGATTTCTTCACTGGGTGTTATCAGATTACAATCGGCTGTAATAATCACATTGTGGCGAAGGACAGGTTTCCACCGAGTAAATAGATGTACCGTTTATTATTTCTCTATTTGCTACTGCTGAAACG
Protein-coding sequences here:
- a CDS encoding HNH endonuclease, which produces MEAQGRRTFDSRWQVEEARESSREQIAFATYREDYYEELSTYTWTLSNGYPTNATLGGCLHRYMMAKWYGDVVLRDLIEKGYVVDHMNHGHMDCRISNLEFLKHNRNVAKGQYLDKEAKQMRYRLAVTLFKDFFTGCYQITIGCNNHIVAKDRFPPSK